TAGgaatagaaaagagagaagtaATATGATAGGTAaagaagagagatatgaagaaaaagtATGTGGAAATATGATGGAAGAGAAAACGAGTGTGAATGTATAAAAACTGTGTGGTTATATATTTTTGATGTGGACAAACTTTGGTAAGTCTATGTTGGATTGATGAATGAGTCTCACAtagaataaaaatgaatatgTTGAACAACGTACAAGTAGAGGACCATTTACTTAAAACTTTAAGGTTTTGAGTGAAGTGTATAGTATGCGAGGTGAAGGAAGAAGAGCTATGTACTGAACAAGAAAATTGAAAGAGAAGCTTTTCACTGCTATTGTGCTGCGCCCCTCTTCTCTTTATAGTCCTTTATGGGAAAGGAAGGGGTTGAATCAATTGAATAGATATCCTGATTTGGGTGTGTTTTGTGAGTTGAGTTTTTGAGGCGAGAGAAGTGAGGAAGAGGCTTCCATTGTTTGAGTTTTTAAGAGGGGGGAAGGGTTTGGAGAATTTTTTAAAACCCTCCTAGACCCCCAAGACCCACCATTAGTTGTTTTTTGGAGTTCCCCCAAATTGGAGGGTTTAGAGGAATTTGGAACTTGCAGACAAGGGAAGGGCTTACCCCTCTTCCCCCCCACTTCCCCTTCCCTTCAAAGCCTTCCCTTCTCCTCCACTAAAAACTCGCAAACAAGCCTTAAGCAAGTTCTCAGGTTCTCCATAGGGAAATCTAGCCTCACTTTGAAGAATGTTCCCGACTCAAACATATGATTGTCTCGAATTGAGGATAAATGTGATggtccaatttttttttcagtgtACTCTCTGTTGGGTTAGTCACAGATGAAAATCAGTTTTCAACCTTTTCTGTCTCTTTTTGTGTCCTAATAAAAACATAATAGTTCCCTGAAATAATTTGACAACTTGAAGATAAAGGAAATAATTTTTTGTTAaggttttctattttcattagAAGGAGTTGGAAAGGAGCAGGTGATTTCTGTAATCCATTATTGACATTGGTATTTCATATTTGCTAATCTTATCTAACACGTGAATATGGAATTTCTGGAGCCAAAAATCTATTAAACATGTTTAAATATGATAATTTGGTGAAATATTGCCATTTCCTAAACAGGGCTATTGCAAATTATCTCTCTTCAGATCTTCCATACCAGTTATCACCAGACAATGTTTTTCTCACCGTTGGGGGCACACAAGCTATAGATATAATATTACATGTCCTTGCACGTCCTGGTGCCAACATTCTCCTTCCAAGACCAGGGTACCCACTATATGATGCTCATGCTGCTTGTTGTCTCCTTGAAGTTCGGTACTTTGATCTCTCGCCTGAGAGAGGATGGGAGGTTGACCTTCATTCCCTTGAGGCTCTAGCAGATGAGAACACTGTGGCCATGGTTATAATCAATCCAAGCAATCCATGTGGGAATGTGTGCACGTTGCAGCATTTAAAAAAGGTACATAATAGTCTTAAACTTCATTGTTTCAGAGTAGAGGAAACAAAATACTAAAGGGTGGCTGTTTAGGTTGTACTTTGATTCCTCGTAAATGTAAGGTCTCGGGCTCGAGTTATGAAGTAAACCTCTGTTGGGAGATCTAGCTAGCCTCACCTAGATGCGGATGTTCTGACTCGAACATGATTGACTCCCATGAATGATACTTGTATTAGACTAAGAAAAGAGTAGGAAACAAAATGTGACAATTTTTCAGGACTCTTGTAGGTTGCTGAGACTGCGAGGAAACTTGGAATCTGTGTAATTTCTGACGAAGTTTATGCCCATGTAGCTTTTGGAAGCAATCCATTTGTGCCAATGGGAGTGTTTGCATCAATAGTGCCAGTTATCACAATTGGGTCCTTATCAAAAAGATGGTTAGTTCCTGGTTGGAGAATTGGCTGGATAGCCACAATGGACCCCCAcgaaatttttcaaaaaactggggttagtgttttttttaccttttgttTTCAATCTTTTTATCCTTAAAATTTATCAGTCTAAGAGATTTCTCTTTTATCAAGATCAATTGGAGTAAAGATTTTTCACAGCTTAGAAAACCTGATATTTGAATGATTATgcaattgttttctttctttatcaGATCAAGACAAATATCATCAGCTATTTGGAGATCACTTCTGACCCTCCAACCTTCATGCAGGTAACAAATGGAAACTATAGCATAAGCAAAACgcaaaagtaacagaaaaaaacCAACTAGTATTCTTCGGCCGATCGAATAGATCAACAAAAGCATATATTCAGAATTTAATACGTGTTTGTTTGCTTATGCTTGTATCCTTTTTTGTTCATTTTGTTTTCCCTAAAACAAAAATGACAGAAAGTTAGGCTTGCAGGCTGCAATACCTCAAATCCTTGAGAGAACAAATGATGATTTCCATTTTAAGAATCTGAATATGATGAGAGAGGCTGCAAACATATTCTATGATGTATGTAAGGAGATCCCTTGCTTGACATGCCCTCACAAACCCGAAGGAGCCATGGCTGCAATGGTAAGTGGCATAAAGAATTCTTAGGCTTTCATCATGCTATAAATTTAACATGGGGTCATCTTACTCATGATCAATTGACAGTAAATTGAATGAATCAGGTGAAGATTAACTTTTCAAAAGTTAAGGACATTGTTGATGATTTGGATTTCTGTGTCAAGCTGGCCAAAGAGGAATCTGTAATTCTTCTTCCTGGTAAGAATTCAATTGGTAAATTGAATAAAGTCATATATGACGAGAGTTTCTCTTTATTGGTGTTATTATACTTGCTTGCAGGTGTTACTGTTGGACTAAAGAATTGGCTTCGGATTAGTCTTGCTGTTGACCCTTCTGATCTTGAAGAGGGCCTAAGCAGGATGAAAGCATTCAGCCTTCGGTATGCCAAGATGTCATAAATCATGTCACACGGGAGGGTGTGTTGAATCTTAGGTCTGAGATATCTCCTAATGAGCCATCTTTAAGGCAAGATATATGTATCAAGAAACTGCATTTTATATTATGTTTCATGATGCTCTAGGTTCAAACTTGAATTATGGCTTTTCTATTTGTCTGATCTGATGGAAATATCAGAACAAATTTCCTTATCAAAAtggaataaaaaaacaaatagacTCAGTGAGATCTGGAGGAGAAACTCATCTTGAACCAGTGAAACTCGACACACTGATCCAACTTCATATAAATGTGAAATCTGTATAGAAAATGACCTCCTTTTCCTTTCTCTAACCATTCCTGACCTGACCACTCGTTGGGAATATGTTAGAGCAGTTAGACTGTTGCTTGTAGGGGTGTATGCTCTAACCTACATCAGTAATCTGACCAGACTAGTAACTTGGCAATTAAAGGCCAGGTCATACATCTCAGCACTCACCATCTATGATGACTAGAGTTACGAGACTCCTGAATAATTTAGCAACTCCCTTCCGTCAATCACCTACGCTTCTCTAGTCAGGACGAGCCGAGCCAATCATGGATTACCCCCGACCATGTTGTCCTGAAACTTGTTGAATCTCTTGGACTTGCTATTCTTTGGGGTAACCAACCAACACATCCCTCTCTATTGTCAACGAGAGGCTATTGTCATTGCACACAATTTGCACTTCATATATTTAGCACTGTTTCTAAAATTCCATGAATGACTAATTATagaactgaaaaaaaaattaactacatAAACGCATGCATCCACACACAACAAAATCAACTTGCTTGATTTccgcttatcaaaaaaaaaagttgcttGATCACGAACTTCATCACATTGAATAaaaacaaatcaacaacaatgACAAAGGCAATGTTGGTTGTCTTCCTCAGTGCTCTTTTGGTTTGCATGCTTTTCACCCAGGATGCTAATGCTAAAGCAATCAGCAATCCAGTGATGAGGAAGGACACTATCCCTTGCAGCAAAAGGAGCCCTAAGGATCCCTGCCCATTGCCCATAGCTAACCCATACAATAGAGGTTGTCACCCAGAGCAACGTTGTCGCAGCACTACTACTCCTTCCAAACCATAGGAGAAAGATGAAGTTGATCTTCCATAAAAGATGTGGTTTGCCTTTCCATGTCTGTTGTTTCTTCATGAAGATTTGGATGCAAAaacaaggttttttttttctagggtGGTTGACATGCAAAGGTTGAATATAAAATTCTTGCATAGCTAATCTAATTTTaactataatattttttttcagcGGAAAATGTCGCTCGTATATGTTATTGCAGTCCCCTCTAGAATAGCCTTTAAACTAATTTTATGTTTTGTGGTTGGTATCCTTTGTATTACTTCATCTCATTAATACATAAGGATTGATTCTCTAATATGTTATgggactctctctctctattgaGATTGGTTGTGATACATTACCTCGAAATTTTCTAAAATTTTGTCGCGAACACATTTTCCCTCTGCATCCTAAATATTATGTCCTACGAAAAGATAATATATATCTCGGCATTCATCATCTATGATGGATAGAGTTAGGAGACTCTTGATCCTGATAATTTAGCAACTCTCTTTCGTTAATCACCTACGCTTCTTTAGTCAGGATGAGCCGAGTCAATCATGGATTACCCCTGACCATGTTGTCACGCTTTGTACTCTTCTCCGAAGCCTCTTATAGAGGATCTTATAGGGGAATTAAGTCAAGTGGATCTTAGCAGTGGCCATTATGAATGTTCTTAGGCCCCTTCAAGTGTTTGGCTCATAGGCTATATATTATGTTAGTCAATTTGGATGTTAGTTCTAACTTGAAGATTAGCTTCCTAGTGTATTCTTGAAAAGTCTACAAGTGACCGTAAGGTGATAGTAGGAATATGAATTAAGTTCATTACTATTAAAAGCAAGTTATGACCTTCGTTATTTGTAACATAGTTTGAAGCTCATAAACATGGAATAATATAATAAGCTCACTATGAAAAGCAAGTTATGACCTTGGTTATTTGTAACATCTTCTTAGGTGATATAGTTTGAAATTTATGGACCTATTTTCTCTTAAGAAATTCTCGGTGGTAAGCTCTTTTCCACTTGACCTAATTCCTCTATAAGATCCTCGATAGTTAGGGATGGTAGGCTCCTTTCAACATGGATTTTTTTATAGGGACATGATCTGCATCGAAAACGTCGTCACTAATTTAAATCTCTTTATTTTaccaataatttttttccatatCCAAAACTTCGTTAATAATACATGCAAACTTTACTAGTATCTTAAACGATCAACGGATTTTAGATATAGAAACATAATATGTCATTAAAATAGACGAATTTAAATTAGCGACAGCGTAGCGTAAAAATTGCAATTAAGCCCTTCTCCCAACGGCTACTACCCAAAACATTTGCATTCAAATTCAAGCACCCCTGTGAGCTCTTCACACTCCAGTCCACACTCACTGTTGCAATCAacccgccaccaccacaacgcCATGGATTCTTCTCCACACAAACCGATCCCAGATCCTCTTCCTGCACCTCTCGGAACCCCAACCAAGCCCCAATCGCCTTCCACCATCATCCTCCTCTCGCCTTCCCCCCTCAGAAAATCCAAATCCCGCCTCGAAATGACTGCCGCGGAGTCTCCGGAGTCCGCCGGGGTGCGACGGCGCGGCAAAAACAGAGGACCTCAAAATGGCGCGCCGGCGTCAGCTTCCCCAAGGAACAGTCGGAAATCAAGGAGACGCTCCGAGGTCGAGACTACTCGAGAAGAGAAAGACCTAGGGTTAGTGGAAGAGGTTGGAATGGGAAAACCCAAGAAGAGAAAGCATAGCGGGCGATCCAAGAAGGAAAAATTGAACCCGGTTCCGCCTCTTCAACCTTCAAATTCTCCTCCAAGTATGCCTATTTGATGATTCTACTTCTACCTATGTTCAATTGTTACTGTTTTCTGTGTTTGTTTGTTCATTCatttttgtgtgattttgtgttcagaggttgaagaagagaATGGTGGTGATTTAGAACGTTTTGGGCAggtagtgaatgatttgattaTGTGGAAAGATGTGTCTAGATCAACCTTTTGGTTTGGATTTGGTTCTCTTGGCTTATTATCTTCCTGCTTTACTAGAGGACTCAACTTTAGGTTTGCAACTTTTCTTTTATCcatctttttgtttttggtgtTTACCTTTTGATCTGAGACTGTTCATGTTTTATTGAATTTATTCTTTCAGCATTTTCTCAGCCGCGTCGCAATTAGCTGTTCTCGTTTTGGGGGTTTCGTTTTTGTCGAATTCAATTTCTCATAGGTACAATTTTGCTTCTCATCATGGATGGTGGTAGATACTATATTACTATACTCCAaagtaaaccctaaacccttaataCTATTGAGTGTGTAATGTGTGCTATGACTTGCCTATTTGTTTCAGAAATCAGGTTGAAGAAAAGCGCGAAATCAAGCTGAAAGAAGGTGACATTTTGCGTCTCGCGAAATGGATTCTTCCTGCATTGAATCTTGCGATTTCAAAGATGAGAGAGCTATTCTCAGGAGAACCATCCATGACCCTGAAAGTAATCCACAAActgagttttttttctttccggTCCATAATTTAATTGCTGATGGTTGCTCGATTTATCAGCATGTGTGTTCTTTTCTGATTGCAGGTAGCTCCTTTCCTTCTACTAGGAGCGGAGTATGGCCACTTCATTACAATCTGGAGGCTGTGTGTCATTGGTGAGGACATCACTCTATAACCTTTATCCAATAATTGTTTAGAGCTCGTTTGGATACCGAATAGAAAGTAGTAAATGAGAAAATAACGTCCTGACTCGTTTACATATTATCCAAGGGTTATCCAAACAGGCTCTTAGTTCTTCTCATACACTTATCTTACTAAATTGAACTTATATATGGACAGGATTTTTTGTTAGCTTCACTGTCCCAAAGCTTTATTCTTGCTACAAGGCTCAGATAGATCAGAGAGGTATGAGTCCTCCAACATACTGGAACTTTTGTAGGTCTGTCTacttttttatgattaattgtagaAAGTTTATTTCATGCAGCTGAGTGCTTAAAATTACGGTTGTTGGACACATGGTGTACTTGCGCTCACAAGAAGAAAGTTGCAGCATCGGCATTGATGACCTTCTGGAATGTATCTTCAATAAAAACCCGAATCTCCACAGGTATTAAAAGAGTTGAGAGcagtttatattatattatgaatTATAAGATCAGACACCAGAAGAGTAAGCTTAGACACCACAAGATCAGATAATGAAATGGGTCACTGAAAGACCCGAAAATTTGACATTACTTTCTGAATGATGGTGATTATTATAATCAACCTTGAATAACGTTTTTACCTTCAAATCAGTCTCTCGATATGTATTTTATACAGAACTAGATTGATATCCTCATCTTTTAGGaaatttttgttgaattttgttttatcttttAGATGAAAGTGATTGAACCACTATCTTTTCAGGATGAAATTAACGGTTAACTCTTTCGTAGTCTTTGGATTAGAAGAAAGTTAGCATAGAAAATCAAAGTTTGCCTCAGGAGAGTCATTTTGTTTATATGCATTTCCTTGGTGTACAATGAACCTTAAAATATAATTGAGTAGTGAATTTGGGACAGTTTTGCATATGGATGTGGCAACTTTGTGAAAATTGATTCTTACGATATAACTTTTCCTTGCAGCTTTCATATTGCTTGTACTATTCAGATGTCTAAAGCAACAATTACAAGATGAAGAAGCACAAGTCGGTGAGAAGGAACAGCAGCAACCAATGATGGTGGATGAAacagaagaaaatgaaattcaGCAGGCATTAGTGGTTAGGGAAAAACAGTGCTAAATCTAGCACTGTATTTTGATCAGGCCATTTACATCTAGCGGTCAAATATGATGGTTCAATGGTCAGAGATCATTTTCAAATTGATCCACCATGTATCGATCCTTATATTGTATTTGTACCTGTAGATGGGGTGTTTCTTTATAGTTTGGAAACATAAAATTTTGCTTTCTTGTGTTAGCTCATCATATATACAATCAAGAGACAACCTGTTTTGGTCAAGTCACAAATCTTGATCCCTCTCTGGCTTCCAATTTCAACATGTAAGATTGACTATGATGTCGCTTGGATACAaatttattggagcttatctactagaaagACACTAAATAAGCATCCAAACAGGTTCTATCGATATTCAATAATGAGAAACTTATTGTTTCTTTACAAGCACTGGATTCTTTACTTTAGAGAATGGAACAGTTACACTAATCTTGATCAGTAACTAATCATGGTAGAGTGTAAATTTTGAATCACTT
This portion of the Lotus japonicus ecotype B-129 chromosome 3, LjGifu_v1.2 genome encodes:
- the LOC130746821 gene encoding probable aminotransferase TAT2 isoform X1, producing the protein MDNGSERWNFQGNKGLNASTVSVSGVYSMLMDSISNNVDNKKPLVRLCRVDPTDNPLLRTTHVAPDAVATAAHSINFNCYPPTVGLPDAKRAIANYLSSDLPYQLSPDNVFLTVGGTQAIDIILHVLARPGANILLPRPGYPLYDAHAACCLLEVRYFDLSPERGWEVDLHSLEALADENTVAMVIINPSNPCGNVCTLQHLKKVAETARKLGICVISDEVYAHVAFGSNPFVPMGVFASIVPVITIGSLSKRWLVPGWRIGWIATMDPHEIFQKTGIKTNIISYLEITSDPPTFMQAAIPQILERTNDDFHFKNLNMMREAANIFYDVCKEIPCLTCPHKPEGAMAAMVKINFSKVKDIVDDLDFCVKLAKEESVILLPGVTVGLKNWLRISLAVDPSDLEEGLSRMKAFSLRYAKMS
- the LOC130746821 gene encoding probable aminotransferase TAT2 isoform X2 — encoded protein: MLLLMLLQLLLTPLTSIVTLPLLAYLMQRDLPYQLSPDNVFLTVGGTQAIDIILHVLARPGANILLPRPGYPLYDAHAACCLLEVRYFDLSPERGWEVDLHSLEALADENTVAMVIINPSNPCGNVCTLQHLKKVAETARKLGICVISDEVYAHVAFGSNPFVPMGVFASIVPVITIGSLSKRWLVPGWRIGWIATMDPHEIFQKTGIKTNIISYLEITSDPPTFMQAAIPQILERTNDDFHFKNLNMMREAANIFYDVCKEIPCLTCPHKPEGAMAAMVKINFSKVKDIVDDLDFCVKLAKEESVILLPGVTVGLKNWLRISLAVDPSDLEEGLSRMKAFSLRYAKMS
- the LOC130746822 gene encoding reticulon-like protein B18, giving the protein MDSSPHKPIPDPLPAPLGTPTKPQSPSTIILLSPSPLRKSKSRLEMTAAESPESAGVRRRGKNRGPQNGAPASASPRNSRKSRRRSEVETTREEKDLGLVEEVGMGKPKKRKHSGRSKKEKLNPVPPLQPSNSPPKVEEENGGDLERFGQVVNDLIMWKDVSRSTFWFGFGSLGLLSSCFTRGLNFSIFSAASQLAVLVLGVSFLSNSISHRNQVEEKREIKLKEGDILRLAKWILPALNLAISKMRELFSGEPSMTLKVAPFLLLGAEYGHFITIWRLCVIGFFVSFTVPKLYSCYKAQIDQRAECLKLRLLDTWCTCAHKKKVAASALMTFWNVSSIKTRISTAFILLVLFRCLKQQLQDEEAQVGEKEQQQPMMVDETEENEIQQALVVREKQC